From Cucumis melo cultivar AY chromosome 1, USDA_Cmelo_AY_1.0, whole genome shotgun sequence, a single genomic window includes:
- the LOC127151220 gene encoding uncharacterized protein LOC127151220, whose amino-acid sequence MPPRRGTRRGGGRGGRGAGRGQPEAPPVAPAVDPNAPVTQADLAAMEQRYQDMLQAALAPFLAAQQNQAAPVQAEAAPAQAQAAPVQAQAVAPPAPEEAQPVPVQLSAEAKHLRDFRKYNPKTFDGSMDNPTKAQMWLTSIETIFRYMKCPEDQKVQCAVFFLEDRGTAWWETAERMLGGDVSKITWEQFKENFYAKFFSANVKHAKLQEFLNLEQGDMTVEQYDAEFDMLSRFAPDMVRDEAARTEKFVRGLRLDLQGIVRALRPATHADALRIALDLSLPERAEASKAAGRGSALGQKRKVETQPDVAPQRTLRSGGVFQRHRRELAAAGRTLRELPACTTCGRVHGGRCLAGSGVCFRCRQPGHTADMCPRKPFETTPPQPSAAQQGRVFATTRQEAERAGTVVTGRGRGKGKGKLASDPK is encoded by the coding sequence atgccgccacgtagaggtacacgccgaggaggtggtaggggaggcagaggagccggtcgtggccagccggaggcgccacctgttgcaccggcagtcgacccaaacgcaccggtcacccaggcggacctcgccgcaatggagcagcgttatcaggacatgctgcaagctgctttggcgcctttccttgccgcccagcagaaccaggccgcccctgttcaggccgaggccgcccctgctcaggcccaggccgcccctgttcaggctcaggccgtcgctcctccagcccctgaggaagctcaaccagtaccagttcaactgtcggccgaggcgaaacacttacgggatttcaggaagtataatcccaagacctttgacggatccatggacaaccccacaaaggcccaaatgtggttgacgtccatagagactattttccggtacatgaagtgcccagaagaccagaaggtgcagtgtgccgtcttcttcttggaggacaggggcaccgcctggtgggagaccgcggagagaatgctagggggcgatgtaagcaaaataacatgggagcagttcaaggagaacttctatgctaagtttttctccgccaatgtgaagcacgccaagctgcaagagttcctaaatttggagcaaggcgacatgacggtggagcagtacgacgccgagtttgatatgctgtcccgctttgctcccgatatggtaagagatgaggctgccaggacggagaaattcgttagaggactcaggctagaccttcagggcattgtcagagccctccgcccagccacgcatgctgatgcactacgtatagcactggatttgagcctgcctgagagagccgaggcgtctaaggctgccggcagagggtcagccttggggcagaagaggaaggttgagacgcagcctgacgtagcaccgcagcggacactgaggtcaggaggtgtcttccagaggcaccgacgggagcttgcagcagccgggaggactctgagagagctacccgcttgtactacctgcgggagagtccacggaggtcgttgcttggctgggagtggagtctgcttcaggtgcagacagccggggcacactgctgatatgtgtcctcggaaacccttcgagacgacaccgccccagccttctgcggcccagcaggggagagttttcgccactacccggcaggaggccgagcgagctggcactgtggtgacag